In one window of Anopheles arabiensis isolate DONGOLA unplaced genomic scaffold, AaraD3 Autosomal_pericentromeric_contig0012, whole genome shotgun sequence DNA:
- the LOC120908295 gene encoding uncharacterized protein LOC120908295, producing the protein MDCCGDYCVGYKAAVVPCIWEQLIAMLQGCRMSRGDSGKAIPNLLYYRWDQASLHGINSSCEGCLKPNLHTHALDRLATRIPDGVSTPNATPVQGSHPFHFIDDRYRHLSAHQMMPLQMNVEAATNKSQIYREHGGFRQEHDGRVTRLHLWTH; encoded by the exons ATGGATTGTTGTGGGGATTATTGTGTTGGGTACAAGGCTGCTGTGGTGCCG TGCATCTGGGAGCAATTGATTGCTATGCTGCAAGGATGCCGAATGAGCCGTGGCGATTCCGGCAAAGCCATCCCGAATCTCCTGTATTACCGGTGGGACCAAGCTAGCCTTCAtggcatcaacagcagctgtGAGGGCTGCCTGAAACCCAACCTGCATACCCATGCCCTTGACCGCCTTGCTACGCGGATTCCCGATGGCGTTAGTACACCCAATGCAACTCCAGTGCAGGGAAGCCATCCGTTTCACTTCATCGATGACCGATATAGGCACCTTAGTGCACACCAGATG ATGCCGCTGCAGATGAACGTCGAAGCAGCCACAAATAAAAGCCAAATATATCGCGAACACGGTGGTTTTCGTCAGGAACACGATGGCAGGGTCACGAGACTACACTTATGGACACACTAA